A stretch of the Sphingomonas sp. CL5.1 genome encodes the following:
- a CDS encoding AarF/ABC1/UbiB kinase family protein, which translates to MIEEDVPIGERARFAELAGIFVRHGLGGLAARLGLALGSPDQTGEKDAPGRVVAMLRELGPVAVKLGQVLATREDLLTPEWVAALATLQDQVTPLPFEQIEADLAASLGAPVDQVFARFDRTPIAAASIAQVHSAALQDGTEVVVKIRRPGIATRVDADLRLLRRVARLAEKQSPEVRRLKPDELLRSFAEGLSQEMDLSAEAAACESIGAYLTTLGVYTPRFFWDHVGRRVNVQERLVGQSVRAITAVPIDRSTAKAIAGTYADAVLRMIIFNGRFHADPHPGNVFVQPDGTIAFIDFGAVGTLTPARRSELVSLVLSIAGDDARGVGDVLMRWSGDYTVDARSLHRDLEELIGEFRGAVLEQIQLSVIFQRVFALLRDYRLALPPDLALLLRTLLTAEGFVRSLDPEFDIAARAMPIARELMRERLSPADLKKGGRRLVASLGRLAAASPELVALAESVARSGALPVEVRTTARPSSNITGRVGDPNVLTVGFLVAGALLADSHTVPATILFAAAIANFVLSWWVRKGEGPRGP; encoded by the coding sequence ATGATCGAGGAAGACGTTCCGATCGGTGAGCGCGCTCGTTTCGCAGAATTGGCCGGGATATTCGTCCGCCACGGCCTTGGCGGGCTTGCGGCACGCTTGGGTCTGGCTTTGGGAAGCCCGGATCAGACAGGTGAGAAGGACGCTCCCGGGCGAGTGGTCGCCATGCTGCGCGAGCTCGGACCGGTCGCCGTCAAGCTAGGCCAGGTGCTGGCGACGCGCGAGGATCTGCTGACGCCAGAATGGGTGGCGGCGTTGGCCACGCTTCAGGATCAGGTCACGCCGCTCCCCTTCGAGCAGATCGAAGCAGATCTGGCAGCCTCGCTCGGCGCACCGGTCGACCAGGTGTTCGCACGCTTCGATCGGACGCCCATCGCAGCCGCGTCGATCGCGCAGGTTCACTCTGCGGCGCTCCAGGACGGGACCGAGGTCGTGGTCAAGATCCGCCGTCCCGGTATTGCCACGCGGGTCGATGCTGATCTGCGGCTGTTACGACGGGTCGCGCGATTGGCGGAGAAGCAATCGCCTGAGGTGCGTCGCCTCAAGCCCGACGAACTCCTGCGCTCCTTCGCCGAAGGTCTGTCGCAGGAAATGGACCTCAGCGCGGAAGCCGCGGCCTGCGAGAGCATCGGCGCGTATCTGACGACCCTTGGCGTATATACACCGAGGTTCTTCTGGGACCATGTCGGCCGACGGGTCAATGTGCAGGAAAGGCTGGTCGGCCAATCCGTCCGTGCGATCACGGCCGTTCCGATCGATCGATCAACCGCAAAGGCGATCGCCGGCACCTACGCCGATGCAGTGCTTCGCATGATCATCTTCAACGGGCGCTTCCATGCCGATCCCCATCCCGGCAACGTGTTCGTGCAACCTGACGGGACGATCGCGTTCATAGACTTCGGTGCGGTGGGAACGCTGACCCCCGCCCGCCGCTCCGAACTGGTCAGCCTGGTACTGTCCATTGCGGGCGATGATGCCCGCGGGGTCGGCGACGTGCTGATGCGATGGTCCGGCGACTATACCGTCGATGCGCGTTCGCTCCACCGAGACCTTGAAGAACTGATAGGCGAATTCCGCGGCGCCGTCCTTGAGCAGATTCAGCTATCGGTGATTTTCCAACGCGTCTTCGCGTTGCTCCGCGACTATCGCCTCGCGCTGCCGCCTGATCTGGCGCTGTTGCTGCGCACCCTTCTTACCGCCGAGGGGTTCGTCCGTTCGCTCGACCCTGAATTCGACATCGCGGCGAGGGCGATGCCGATCGCTCGCGAGCTGATGCGTGAACGCCTAAGTCCTGCCGATCTCAAGAAGGGCGGACGCCGATTGGTTGCCAGCTTGGGGAGGCTGGCGGCGGCTTCGCCAGAACTAGTGGCCCTTGCGGAAAGCGTGGCGCGATCGGGTGCACTCCCGGTGGAGGTCAGGACCACGGCCCGACCTTCTTCAAACATTACAGGGCGCGTCGGCGACCCCAATGTTCTCACGGTAGGCTTCTTGGTAGCTGGAGCGCTGTTGGCGGACAGTCACACAGTTCCTGCTACGATTCTGTTCGCCGCCGCCATCGCCAACTTTGTTCTCAGTTGGTGGGTTCGCAAAGGCGAGGGTCCGAGGGGGCCATAG
- a CDS encoding IS630 family transposase: protein MAKSLSADLRSRVIAAVDGGLSRRAAADRFGVGAASAIRWVREWRDSGTTSAKPQGGDRRSRRIEAYREVILATIEQQVDITLVELAEMLRAEHGAAFAASTIWRFLDRHDMTLKKTAHASEQERPDVAARRHAWFDAQPDLDPEQLVFIDETGASTKMARLRGRAKRGMRCRSSIPHGHWKTTTFTGALRLSGMTAPMVLDGPMTGEWFVAYVEHVLVPTLRPGNVVILDNLPAHKNVAAREAIEATGARMLFLPPYSPDFNPIENAFSKLKAILRKAAAQTIPDLWDTIRDALPCFTPEECANYFSAAGYELE from the coding sequence ATGGCGAAATCTTTATCTGCGGATCTTCGTTCTCGTGTGATCGCGGCGGTCGATGGCGGTCTGTCACGACGGGCAGCGGCCGACAGGTTCGGTGTCGGTGCCGCCAGCGCGATCCGTTGGGTGCGCGAGTGGCGCGATAGCGGTACGACCAGTGCGAAGCCGCAAGGTGGCGACCGGCGATCCCGACGGATCGAAGCGTATCGAGAGGTGATTTTAGCGACGATCGAGCAGCAGGTGGACATCACGCTGGTCGAATTGGCCGAGATGCTTCGGGCCGAGCATGGTGCCGCGTTCGCGGCGAGCACGATCTGGCGTTTTCTCGACCGTCACGACATGACCTTGAAAAAAACGGCGCACGCGAGCGAGCAGGAGCGGCCCGACGTCGCCGCGCGGCGACACGCCTGGTTCGATGCCCAGCCTGATCTCGATCCCGAGCAGTTGGTGTTCATCGACGAAACCGGCGCCTCTACCAAGATGGCTCGTCTGCGGGGACGCGCAAAGCGCGGCATGCGATGCCGATCATCCATCCCACACGGCCATTGGAAGACGACCACCTTCACCGGCGCGCTCCGCCTGTCCGGCATGACCGCGCCGATGGTGCTCGACGGACCGATGACAGGGGAATGGTTCGTCGCCTATGTCGAGCACGTCCTCGTCCCGACCTTACGGCCCGGCAATGTCGTGATCCTCGACAACCTTCCTGCCCACAAGAACGTCGCCGCCCGCGAAGCCATCGAAGCGACGGGCGCGCGGATGCTCTTCCTCCCGCCATACAGCCCCGACTTCAATCCGATCGAGAATGCCTTCTCAAAGCTCAAGGCCATCCTGCGAAAGGCTGCTGCTCAAACCATCCCCGACCTGTGGGACACAATCCGCGACGCCCTGCCGTGCTTCACGCCAGAAGAGTGCGCAAACTACTTCTCGGCCGCCGGATATGAACTGGAATGA
- a CDS encoding acyclic terpene utilization AtuA family protein, with protein MTDERGNRPVRIANCSGFYGDRLSAMEEVLRGGEVDVITGDYLAEVTMLVLAKNRLKDPETGYAKTFERQIDPLLEEIAARGVKVVVNAGGLAPATLAERLRRTCGARGVPLSIAHVEGDDLLPRLDALQEEGNPLSHLDTGKPLSSWGHRPLTANAYLGAWGIVAALGAGADIVICPRVTDASVVVGAAAWWHGWPLDQWDALAGAVAAAHVIECGTQATGGNYSGVAAIADPIRPGFPLAEIAADGSSVITKHPGTGGAVTAGTVTAQLLYEIQGLDYLNPDVTVQLDTIQLEELGQDRVRLYGTRGTPPSVTTKVAITALGGFENSMMFVLTGLDRAEKAHLLERGFRAQLVDADLTALRFDLIGGVDPRPADQLAATSFLKVSAQGSEAAVGRNFFDASVELGLASYPGLFSLRAGTRGATAFGVYWPAVVFQDLLAHVAVLADGTRLEAARPPVMAWIELRQPATTYTERDWGDTVDAPIGTAFDARSGDKGGNGNVGIWAKDDLGYEWLVSKLTVETLASLLPETAGLTIERYALPNLCAVNFVIKALLDGGATETLRFDTQAKALGEYVRSKVMALPLALAARNGPH; from the coding sequence ATGACCGATGAAAGGGGAAATCGCCCCGTCCGTATCGCCAACTGCTCGGGATTCTACGGCGATCGCCTAAGCGCGATGGAGGAGGTCCTGCGGGGCGGCGAGGTGGACGTGATTACCGGCGACTACCTCGCCGAGGTCACCATGCTGGTGCTCGCGAAGAACCGGTTGAAGGATCCCGAGACAGGCTACGCCAAGACCTTCGAACGGCAGATCGACCCCCTACTTGAGGAGATCGCGGCACGCGGGGTGAAGGTCGTGGTCAATGCCGGCGGACTCGCGCCGGCGACACTTGCCGAGCGGCTGCGTCGCACGTGCGGCGCGCGGGGGGTCCCCCTCTCGATTGCCCATGTCGAAGGCGACGACCTGTTGCCGAGGCTGGATGCCCTCCAGGAAGAAGGAAACCCCCTTTCACACCTCGACACGGGGAAACCGCTGTCATCTTGGGGCCACCGGCCCCTCACCGCGAACGCCTATCTCGGCGCCTGGGGTATCGTGGCGGCACTCGGCGCGGGAGCCGACATCGTGATCTGCCCTCGGGTTACGGACGCTTCCGTCGTGGTTGGCGCCGCAGCCTGGTGGCACGGCTGGCCACTCGATCAATGGGACGCGCTCGCCGGCGCGGTCGCCGCGGCGCATGTGATTGAGTGCGGAACGCAGGCGACCGGCGGCAACTACTCCGGCGTCGCCGCTATCGCGGATCCGATCCGTCCAGGCTTTCCACTCGCCGAGATAGCTGCCGATGGAAGTAGCGTCATCACTAAGCATCCCGGGACCGGGGGAGCCGTGACGGCCGGCACCGTCACGGCGCAGCTGCTATACGAGATCCAGGGGCTCGACTATCTCAATCCCGACGTGACCGTGCAGCTCGATACGATCCAGCTCGAGGAGCTGGGTCAGGACCGCGTTCGTCTTTACGGCACGCGTGGTACTCCGCCTTCGGTCACGACTAAAGTCGCGATCACTGCCCTCGGCGGCTTCGAGAACAGCATGATGTTCGTGCTGACTGGCCTCGATCGCGCTGAGAAGGCGCATCTGCTGGAGCGGGGATTCCGCGCGCAGCTGGTGGACGCCGACCTCACCGCGCTGCGCTTCGACCTGATTGGCGGGGTGGATCCGCGCCCAGCGGATCAACTCGCGGCAACGAGCTTCCTTAAGGTCAGCGCGCAAGGGTCGGAGGCTGCTGTCGGGCGGAACTTCTTCGACGCGTCGGTCGAGCTTGGTTTGGCTAGCTATCCCGGCCTATTCTCGCTCCGGGCTGGAACTCGAGGCGCGACCGCGTTTGGCGTCTATTGGCCCGCAGTCGTTTTTCAGGATCTGCTCGCTCATGTCGCGGTGCTGGCGGACGGCACGCGGTTGGAGGCTGCTCGACCACCCGTCATGGCCTGGATCGAGCTTCGGCAACCCGCGACAACCTATACCGAGCGGGATTGGGGCGACACTGTCGATGCGCCGATCGGGACGGCGTTCGATGCTCGCTCGGGAGACAAGGGTGGTAACGGGAACGTCGGGATATGGGCGAAGGATGATCTCGGATATGAGTGGCTGGTCTCAAAGCTCACGGTCGAGACATTGGCGAGCCTGTTGCCGGAAACGGCCGGGTTGACGATCGAGCGTTACGCCCTCCCTAACCTTTGCGCCGTTAACTTCGTGATCAAGGCCCTCCTCGATGGCGGTGCGACTGAGACACTGCGCTTCGACACCCAAGCCAAGGCCTTGGGGGAGTATGTCAGGTCCAAAGTTATGGCGTTACCGCTGGCTCTCGCCGCACGAAATGGCCCACACTGA
- a CDS encoding CaiB/BaiF CoA-transferase family protein, with product MTDKAFSGLRVLDMGQIYNGPYCGLLLGLLGADVIKVEPPGGERLRFRSTDAVETHEFMMLNSNKRSIVLDLKTEAGKSLFLDLASEVDVVIENFAPGAMERMGLSPTTLMERNPRLIFASGKGYGNQGPYAHMAAMDITVQAMAGVIASTGFPDGPPVKAGPAFADIMGGIHLFAGIATALYQREHTGRGQAVEVSMHDTIYPALASVLGALYNDPARVVPERTGNRHSGLAVAPYNVYRAADGHIAIMSANERHAIGVMELAGGAEMTSDPRYATRYSRLEHMDELDAQVEAWTRGFDRWALVRMLAEKGVPSAPVLTVREVAEDPHLRERGMIRDVEHPLRGTIPVPGSPIRLGDSSVEVRAAPELAEGTNAILAELLEAGDEQIAMWRREGAFGETK from the coding sequence ATGACGGACAAGGCATTTAGCGGACTGCGCGTGCTGGACATGGGACAGATCTACAACGGTCCCTATTGCGGCCTGCTGCTTGGGCTTCTCGGCGCCGACGTCATCAAGGTCGAACCACCCGGAGGCGAACGGCTTCGCTTCCGGTCGACCGACGCCGTCGAGACGCACGAGTTTATGATGCTGAACTCGAACAAGCGCAGCATCGTACTCGACCTGAAGACCGAGGCCGGGAAGTCGCTGTTCCTGGACCTCGCGTCCGAGGTCGACGTGGTGATCGAGAACTTCGCGCCCGGCGCAATGGAGCGGATGGGGCTCTCGCCGACGACGCTGATGGAGCGGAATCCGAGACTGATATTCGCCTCGGGCAAGGGCTACGGCAACCAGGGCCCCTATGCCCACATGGCGGCCATGGACATCACGGTCCAGGCGATGGCCGGGGTAATCGCCTCTACGGGGTTTCCCGATGGTCCGCCGGTCAAAGCAGGGCCGGCGTTCGCGGACATCATGGGCGGAATTCATCTGTTTGCGGGGATCGCCACGGCCCTTTATCAGCGCGAGCATACAGGACGCGGGCAAGCGGTCGAGGTGTCCATGCACGATACGATCTATCCCGCTCTGGCTTCCGTGTTGGGTGCGCTCTACAATGATCCCGCGCGGGTCGTGCCTGAGCGCACGGGGAACAGGCACAGTGGCCTCGCGGTCGCCCCCTACAACGTCTACCGCGCGGCCGACGGACACATCGCGATCATGTCCGCGAACGAACGGCACGCGATCGGCGTGATGGAACTGGCCGGCGGCGCGGAGATGACGTCGGACCCGAGGTATGCCACCCGGTATTCACGGCTCGAGCATATGGACGAGCTCGACGCGCAAGTAGAGGCGTGGACCCGCGGCTTCGATCGATGGGCCTTGGTGCGCATGCTGGCGGAGAAGGGTGTGCCTTCGGCCCCCGTGCTGACCGTCCGCGAGGTAGCCGAAGATCCCCATCTGCGCGAGCGGGGCATGATCCGCGACGTGGAGCATCCGCTGCGGGGAACCATCCCGGTGCCTGGATCGCCCATCCGTCTGGGCGACTCGTCCGTCGAGGTGCGCGCCGCCCCCGAACTAGCGGAAGGCACCAACGCGATCCTGGCCGAATTGCTGGAAGCCGGTGACGAACAGATAGCGATGTGGCGCCGTGAAGGCGCATTCGGAGAGACAAAATGA
- a CDS encoding TonB-dependent receptor: protein MNVRNLFTSSAMIALIVLPGTAVAQTAPAPPQNQTGDRCRGQGEPRASGNCEPSSAQDNTSGTVAGTDVQTSSDGGNGDIVVTGSRLKTGFASPTPVTVATTDDLRSAAPTSLTDGLTQLPQFRNSSRASTAGPSGVRGNGASFLSLRGLESQRTLTLLDGRRVVASSSAGSPDINLFPQDLVARVEVVTGGASAAYGSDAVAGVVNFVLDKNFTGFRVRAQAGISNEGDGGSRQAALSYGTPLFGGRAHLIASIEYRQTDEIRGGNSRPWADAAYAIIVNPNGAPSRLIAPTVASNATFGGLIVGGPLNNTQFLAGGATAPFRLGTAVTATTMIGGDGAPSQFGFTSGLESYNAFVRLTGDVTDNLSLFVEGGAARSTSGYDVARSSQTAGTAFTIYNDNAYLSDALRNQLAGAGVTSFRLARVDRDFGFSRVKARSDTWRVTGGFNWKLGSDWEVEGYYAHGTNNYEVDTYNNPIYRRLFAAADAVRDPATNQIVCRSTLQGYNPGCVPVNLFGDGSVSSAALNYFMGTAVQKLRLTQDVGSLTVRGSALELPAGKVSVAAGIEYRRESANQTSDALSQTVISNVGVRGIPGSFVGQLGSYFLSNPQPLRGSYDVREGFIEVEVPVLKNSPVGKALTLNGAARLIDYSTVGSLVAWKAGAVFDPISGLRLRFTRSRDIRAANVSELYTGPVSIQGTVLYNNMTTAFIGRRSGNPNLAPERADTLTAGAVFKPGFLPGFNLSVDYYNIKLNGAIAQLTPQQTIDQCNQGFQPACAQITNNGQLTLLIPTLNLSSIKTSGVDMEALYSIKLGGGDLKLRGLLTYLDKYETTLPGTAPIERAGDIGTTGTPRWSGTLSVNYVAGPVDLFAQERFIGSGKIDTTAAAGTFADNHVGAVWYTDVTARFSAPGMGGTGQFFLTVNNLFNRQPPIVPTIPYGGYRSTNFALYDVIGRYFTFGFQAKF, encoded by the coding sequence ATGAACGTGCGGAACCTCTTTACTTCCTCGGCGATGATCGCCCTGATCGTACTGCCGGGCACGGCCGTCGCCCAGACGGCACCGGCCCCACCGCAGAACCAGACCGGGGACCGGTGTCGGGGGCAGGGAGAACCGCGCGCGAGCGGCAACTGCGAGCCGTCGTCCGCACAGGACAATACGTCAGGCACGGTCGCGGGCACGGACGTTCAGACAAGCTCTGACGGCGGCAACGGCGACATTGTCGTGACCGGCAGCCGGTTGAAGACCGGGTTCGCCTCCCCCACGCCGGTTACGGTCGCGACCACGGACGACCTGCGATCGGCGGCGCCGACGTCTTTGACCGATGGACTGACCCAGCTGCCACAGTTCCGGAACTCATCACGCGCGTCGACGGCCGGGCCCTCGGGCGTGCGGGGAAACGGCGCGAGCTTCCTGTCGTTGCGCGGGCTGGAATCACAGCGCACTCTCACATTGCTCGATGGCCGCCGCGTCGTCGCCTCGAGCAGCGCGGGGTCGCCCGACATCAACCTGTTTCCCCAGGATCTCGTGGCACGCGTAGAAGTCGTGACGGGCGGCGCGTCCGCAGCCTATGGGTCCGACGCCGTAGCGGGCGTGGTCAACTTCGTGCTCGACAAGAACTTCACCGGGTTTCGCGTACGAGCACAGGCCGGAATCTCGAATGAAGGAGATGGGGGGTCGCGGCAGGCTGCACTTTCCTATGGCACGCCGCTGTTCGGCGGGCGCGCCCATCTCATCGCCAGCATCGAGTATCGTCAAACCGACGAGATCCGCGGCGGGAACAGCCGCCCTTGGGCAGACGCTGCCTATGCCATCATCGTCAATCCCAATGGGGCCCCTTCGCGGCTCATAGCACCGACGGTTGCCTCGAACGCCACCTTCGGCGGCCTGATCGTGGGCGGTCCGCTGAACAACACGCAGTTTCTCGCGGGTGGTGCCACTGCACCGTTCCGGCTTGGGACCGCGGTCACCGCGACCACGATGATCGGGGGGGACGGCGCCCCGTCGCAATTCGGATTCACCTCGGGTTTGGAAAGCTACAATGCTTTCGTCCGGCTAACCGGTGACGTGACCGACAACCTCTCGCTGTTCGTCGAGGGCGGAGCCGCGCGGTCCACTTCTGGCTATGACGTCGCGCGCTCCAGCCAAACGGCCGGCACCGCCTTTACCATCTACAACGACAACGCCTACCTGTCCGACGCCCTCCGTAACCAGTTGGCAGGCGCCGGCGTCACGTCGTTCCGGCTGGCCCGCGTCGATCGCGACTTCGGTTTCTCGCGCGTGAAGGCTCGCAGCGACACGTGGCGGGTGACCGGAGGCTTCAATTGGAAGCTTGGCAGCGACTGGGAGGTCGAGGGCTACTACGCTCATGGCACCAACAACTATGAGGTCGACACCTACAACAACCCGATCTACCGCCGTCTTTTCGCGGCGGCCGACGCCGTGCGGGATCCGGCGACAAACCAGATCGTCTGCCGCTCCACGCTGCAGGGATACAATCCGGGTTGCGTGCCGGTAAACCTGTTCGGCGACGGCTCGGTATCGTCGGCGGCGCTGAACTACTTCATGGGCACGGCCGTCCAGAAGCTGCGGCTGACCCAGGACGTTGGGTCGCTGACGGTGCGCGGTTCCGCCTTGGAGCTCCCGGCCGGCAAGGTAAGCGTCGCGGCGGGCATCGAATACCGACGTGAATCCGCGAACCAGACGTCCGACGCATTGTCGCAGACGGTGATCTCTAATGTGGGCGTCCGGGGAATCCCGGGTTCATTCGTTGGGCAACTTGGATCCTACTTTCTTTCCAACCCGCAACCGCTTCGCGGCAGCTACGACGTGCGCGAGGGCTTCATTGAGGTCGAAGTCCCGGTCCTGAAGAATTCTCCGGTCGGCAAGGCGCTCACCCTGAACGGCGCGGCGCGACTGATCGACTACAGCACGGTGGGGTCGCTCGTTGCATGGAAGGCAGGCGCGGTCTTCGACCCCATTTCGGGACTGCGCCTGCGGTTCACGCGGTCGCGCGACATCCGCGCCGCGAACGTGTCCGAACTCTACACTGGTCCTGTCAGCATCCAGGGGACGGTTCTCTACAACAACATGACCACCGCCTTCATCGGCCGACGCAGCGGCAATCCGAACCTGGCACCCGAAAGGGCGGACACTCTCACCGCCGGCGCGGTGTTCAAACCCGGCTTCTTGCCAGGCTTCAACCTTTCCGTGGACTATTACAACATCAAGCTGAACGGGGCGATCGCGCAGCTCACTCCGCAGCAGACGATCGATCAATGCAACCAAGGTTTCCAGCCGGCTTGCGCGCAGATCACAAACAACGGCCAGCTCACGCTGCTGATCCCGACCCTCAACCTTTCGTCGATCAAGACCAGCGGCGTCGATATGGAAGCCCTTTACTCGATCAAGCTCGGCGGTGGCGACCTGAAGCTGCGCGGGCTCCTCACCTACCTCGACAAATACGAGACGACCTTGCCGGGCACGGCACCGATCGAACGTGCAGGCGACATCGGCACCACGGGAACCCCACGGTGGAGCGGCACCTTATCGGTCAACTACGTTGCGGGGCCGGTCGATCTGTTCGCGCAGGAACGTTTTATTGGCTCGGGCAAAATCGACACCACCGCCGCGGCGGGCACGTTCGCCGATAACCATGTCGGTGCGGTCTGGTATACGGACGTAACCGCCCGTTTCAGCGCGCCGGGTATGGGCGGGACGGGGCAGTTCTTCCTCACCGTCAACAACCTGTTCAACCGGCAACCGCCGATCGTGCCGACCATCCCCTATGGTGGCTACCGCAGCACGAACTTCGCGCTCTACGACGTGATCGGACGTTACTTCACTTTCGGTTTCCAGGCAAAGTTCTAA
- a CDS encoding MFS transporter: MAFAPQPAGYRRWAVSLMLALFALSFLDRQIINILAEPIRHELRLADWQIGIMTGLAFAVLYTIAGLPIARLADRANRPRIIGTAVIAWSLFTAASGFASNFALLLAARVGVGIGEAGLTPPATSLIMDYSPPEKRASTLAHYHMGVPLGSLLGLALGGMLFDLVGWRHAFLVVGLPGLLLGGLALLLLREPRANAATPASSSPTTLVDATRTLWRIRSYRLFVLGTAFQAFVSYGQAPFIASYFFRMHGAELASLGRVIGLERAGFLGLALGLASGISGLFGVWLGGQLADRISRGDVRHYGTVPAVAALLTVPTFIAAILMPNAGAALLFLTIPCLFNSMWFGPVHTTQQGVAPAHVRATATAILLLVLNLIGLGLGPLTVGILSDWFSSGWGFGAARGVQAALVAASFVGLVPAWLFWSARRSIPDEITR; the protein is encoded by the coding sequence GTGGCCTTCGCGCCACAACCGGCCGGTTATCGCCGATGGGCGGTTTCGTTGATGCTGGCGCTGTTCGCGCTGAGCTTTCTCGACCGCCAGATCATCAACATCCTGGCAGAACCGATCCGCCATGAGTTGCGTCTGGCCGACTGGCAGATAGGCATCATGACGGGCCTCGCCTTCGCCGTGCTATATACTATCGCGGGCTTGCCCATTGCACGCCTGGCTGACCGGGCGAACCGGCCTCGAATCATCGGCACCGCCGTGATTGCCTGGAGCCTTTTCACGGCGGCCAGCGGCTTCGCATCGAATTTCGCGCTGCTGCTGGCGGCGCGTGTCGGAGTCGGCATCGGGGAGGCTGGACTGACGCCGCCGGCGACCTCGCTCATCATGGATTATTCGCCCCCCGAAAAGCGAGCCTCGACCCTCGCCCATTACCACATGGGCGTGCCGTTGGGATCTCTCCTCGGCCTCGCGCTCGGTGGAATGCTCTTCGATCTGGTGGGTTGGCGCCATGCTTTTCTGGTCGTGGGCCTGCCCGGCCTGCTGCTCGGCGGACTGGCCCTGCTCCTTCTTCGGGAGCCGCGGGCGAATGCGGCGACGCCGGCGTCATCCTCCCCTACGACGTTGGTCGATGCCACGCGCACTCTGTGGAGGATCCGCTCGTACCGACTATTCGTCCTAGGCACGGCCTTCCAGGCTTTCGTGAGCTATGGGCAGGCGCCCTTCATCGCCTCTTACTTCTTTCGTATGCACGGTGCCGAACTCGCGTCGCTCGGAAGAGTAATCGGGTTGGAACGCGCCGGGTTTCTAGGGTTGGCGCTCGGTCTCGCCAGCGGAATTTCGGGCCTTTTCGGCGTCTGGCTCGGCGGGCAACTCGCCGATCGCATCAGCCGGGGTGACGTCCGCCATTACGGCACCGTGCCGGCGGTCGCGGCCCTGCTTACCGTCCCGACCTTCATCGCCGCGATCCTCATGCCAAATGCCGGCGCGGCTCTGCTTTTCCTGACCATCCCCTGCCTCTTCAACTCGATGTGGTTCGGTCCGGTGCACACGACTCAGCAGGGGGTGGCTCCCGCACATGTACGGGCCACGGCCACTGCGATCCTCTTGCTGGTCCTGAATCTCATCGGTCTCGGTCTCGGACCGCTCACCGTGGGTATCCTGAGCGACTGGTTTTCCTCGGGCTGGGGCTTCGGGGCGGCCAGGGGCGTCCAGGCTGCGCTGGTAGCCGCGTCCTTTGTCGGACTCGTGCCCGCCTGGCTCTTCTGGTCGGCCCGACGGTCGATCCCGGACGAGATCACCCGATAA
- a CDS encoding MaoC family dehydratase N-terminal domain-containing protein codes for MSELDPTLEAYRLQMADRIGVRHRAHIGILDGRTISRYALAVGDLAPIHHDQEAATAAGFPGVVASPNLLSAIADWGAGAREGDLAPDGIARDPTTATLRVMGAGEELDLLRPVTAGLDLYHEEVIERVDLKHGRSGAIVFVTALHEFSDATGVLYNRNRRTVLARAEKGGDA; via the coding sequence TTGAGCGAGTTGGATCCGACCTTGGAGGCGTATCGACTTCAGATGGCCGATCGGATAGGTGTGCGGCATCGGGCGCACATCGGTATCCTCGATGGCCGCACGATCAGTCGCTACGCTCTCGCCGTTGGCGATCTTGCGCCAATTCACCATGATCAGGAAGCGGCCACCGCCGCCGGCTTCCCCGGCGTCGTCGCATCGCCCAACCTGCTGTCCGCGATAGCCGATTGGGGAGCAGGTGCTCGCGAAGGCGACCTCGCGCCGGACGGAATTGCCCGCGATCCTACGACTGCGACGCTTCGTGTCATGGGCGCGGGCGAGGAGCTCGATCTGCTCCGACCAGTAACGGCGGGGCTCGATTTATATCACGAGGAGGTGATCGAGCGGGTCGATCTCAAGCATGGTCGCAGCGGAGCCATCGTGTTTGTGACGGCATTGCACGAATTCTCGGACGCGACCGGCGTCCTCTACAACCGCAACCGGCGGACGGTCCTCGCCAGGGCGGAGAAAGGCGGTGATGCGTGA
- a CDS encoding acyl dehydratase, protein MSETMTPGQALPEITMRPSALQLFRYSAVTWNSHRIHYDLDWAKQEGHAGLVVHSHLHAANAIRALTEGIGPGWRVDKVAYRIVRSAVAGDVLTASAQLETASEDGNVLEFSLHEINQHGEACLEGIATVSRRP, encoded by the coding sequence GTGAGCGAGACCATGACGCCGGGCCAGGCGCTGCCCGAGATCACGATGCGGCCGAGCGCCCTACAGCTCTTTCGCTACAGCGCTGTCACATGGAATAGCCACCGCATCCACTACGATCTGGACTGGGCGAAGCAGGAGGGCCACGCGGGTCTCGTTGTCCATTCGCATCTCCATGCGGCGAATGCGATCCGCGCCCTTACCGAAGGGATCGGCCCCGGTTGGCGGGTCGACAAGGTCGCCTACCGCATCGTCCGGTCTGCGGTGGCGGGCGACGTGCTCACGGCATCAGCGCAGCTTGAGACGGCTTCGGAGGACGGAAACGTCCTGGAATTCTCCCTGCACGAGATCAACCAGCACGGCGAGGCGTGTCTGGAGGGGATCGCCACGGTGAGCCGTCGGCCATGA